Proteins from one Cryptomeria japonica chromosome 4, Sugi_1.0, whole genome shotgun sequence genomic window:
- the LOC131032002 gene encoding probable polyol transporter 4, whose protein sequence is MLGGVSEMECRSIYRVLDNLGAQRSEEDFITVKEVLAMETSKPKRNMYVIACAVLASTNSVLLGYDIGVMSGAVLFIRKDLDIKDLEVEILIGSLNIICLLGAALAGKTSDAVGRRWTMALAALIFFVGAVVMSLAPSFAWLMVGRLVAGMGVGYALVIAPVYTAEVAPASTRGTLTCFPEIFINLGILLGYVANYAFQGLPAHYSWRVMLGMGVIPPFFIGVFVLFMPESPRWLIMKNRNEDAMKVLLRTSDSEAEAGERLAQIMEGIQYAQKNLKKGGQSSEVDPLKSEGEGTWGELIFKPTLTIRRMLMVGLGVQFFQQASGIDATVYYSPVTFKKAGIKSQNAILGATMAMGFVKTGFIVLAAFFIDKVGRRPLLLTSTAGSTLSLAGLALCLIVVGKTSGSAHEAFAFLAVIAACSNVAFFSIGLGPVNWVMGAEIYPLRLRAKAAGIGVGVNRLVSGVVSVTFLSFSKAISVPGVFFFYASFSLLAVGFVYWFVPETKGKTLEEIVEFFNIRSSGKTATPSELELGNGKSSARPTEATQATEPTESKA, encoded by the exons ATGTTAGGAGGAGTTAGTGAAATGGAATGTAGATCTATATACAGAGTGTTAGATAATTTGGGTGCTCAGAGATCAGAAGAAGATTTCATAACCGTGAAAGAAGTGTTGGCCATGGAGACCTCAAAGCCCAAGAGGAACATGTATGTCATTGCCTGTGCAGTACTCGCATCTACCAATTCGGTTCTGTTGGGTTATG ATATTGGAGTGATGAGCGGGGCCGTTCTGTTCATTCGCAAGGATCTGGACATAAAAGACCTGGAGGTGGAGATTCTGATCGGCTCACTGAATATTATATGCCTTTTAGGGGCGGCTCTGGCTGGGAAAACGTCGGATGCGGTGGGGCGAAGATGGACAATGGCTTTGGCTGCCCTAATATTTTTTGTCGGCGCAGTTGTGATGTCGCTAGCGCCTTCTTTCGCGTGGCTCATGGTGGGCAGATTAGTGGCCGGCATGGGCGTTGGCTACGCGCTCGTTATTGCTCCCGTCTACACGGCCGAGGTGGCTCCTGCCTCCACCCGCGGAACGCTCACCTGCTTTCCCGAGATCTTTATTAACTTGGGAATTCTGCTGGGCTACGTTGCCAACTATGCATTTCAGGGCTTGCCGGCGCATTACAGCTGGCGGGTGATGCTGGGTATGGGTGTCATTCCTCCCTTTTTCATCGGCGTCTTTGTGCTCTTCATGCCCGAGTCTCCACGGTGGCTCATCATGAAGAACCGCAACGAGGACGCCATGAAAGTGCTACTCAGAACCTCCGACAGTGAAGCCGAGGCAGGGGAGCGGCTGGCGCAGATCATGGAAGGAATTCAGTACGCGCAGAAGAATCTCAAGAAAGGAGGTCAGAGCTCGGAGGTGGATCCGTTGAAAAGCGAGGGAGAGGGAACGTGGGGAGAATTGATATTCAAGCCAACGCTGACTATTAGGCGTATGCTGATGGTTGGTTTGGGCGTACAATTCTTCCAGCAGGCCTCGGGCATTGATGCCACCGTCTATTACAGCCCCGTTACTTTCAAGAAGGCAGGAATTAAGAGCCAAAACGCCATACTCGGAGCGACAATGGCCATGGGATTCGTCAAGACCGGATTTATTGTATTGGCCGCGTTTTTCATAGACAAAGTGGGGCGGAGGCCGCTGTTGCTCACCAGCACAGCCGGTTCGACTTTATCCCTGGCGGGTCTGGCCTTGTGTCTCATCGTTGTGGGCAAAACGTCCGGCTCAGCCCACGAAGCCTTCGCATTTTTAGCTGTGATTGCAGCGTGTTCTAATGTTGCCTTCTTTTCCATCGGGCTGGGTCCTGTTAACTGGGTGATGGGGGCCGAGATATACCCTCTTCGCCTCCGGGCCAAGGCGGCTGGAATTGGTGTAGGGGTTAACAGACTTGTGAGTGGAGTGGTTTCCGTCACATTTCTAAGCTTTTCCAAGGCAATCAGTGTGCCTGGTGTCTTCTTTTTCTATGCGAGCTTTTCTTTGCTGGCAGTGGGGTTTGTGTATTGGTTTGTGCCGGAGACCAAAGGTAAAACACTGGAAGAGATTGTGGAATTCTTCAACATCAGATCTTCGGGAAAGACGGCTACTCCCAGCGAATTGGAGCTTGGGAATGGCAAAAGCAGTGCAAGACCGACAGAGGCAACACAAGCTACAGAACCTACTGAATCAAAAGCGTAA